A single window of Chloracidobacterium thermophilum B DNA harbors:
- the polA gene encoding DNA polymerase I, whose protein sequence is MPTSPNARHRLFLIDAMAHIYRAYYAVRGLATKSGQPTNAVFGFTSIVRKLQKTYAPEYLVVAMDSAAPSFRKAWFENYKANRAEMPADLQEQIPVIEKVCDALRIPRVKVDGYEADDLIGTLARLAVEQGLEAVIVSNDKDMTQLVRDGISILRVDNKSGEFVWCDRAGVEAWIGVPPEQVVDVLALWGDSSDNIPGAPGIGEKGAVQLIRQFGSLDEALARHAEVSRKTYREALRDHQATIALAKRLVTICQEAPVTLDLESFRSQPPDAAACYELFSALEFKALTAEFAKLLAAAEQVPSATPTAAVTTSYHELATSEGLRRAFDSVYARDSFAFHFEDDAGVMTRGSLSFGPGHALRFERAALDAGTRDGLLEILANGLVNKACHDAKRALYLINCPPHSGVPATEALASGQDFRFESLRDDVHLAGYLLDPGVKAERLTLTGLAETYLGLEAGAVQALDPADVVSRLQAVLRPKLESEGLLTVYETMELPLTPVLYDVECAGVRIDPAPLVELEAELRRELERLTTEIYELAGEPFNINSPQQVADIFEKLNYETSKKTATGRISTSADVLEELAERYDLPRLILEYREHEKLLNTYVTVLPRLVHPATGRLHTTFTQTVTATGRLSSVRPNLQNIPIRTEMGRRTRRAFVAEEGCRLISADYSQIELRLLAHITEDARMTAAFQAGEDIHERTARDVFGAQTPEELQATRRLAKATNFGIAYGVGAYGLARNVGIGRKEAKKAIDAYFAAYPGIRRYMEETPENARRTGVVRTLYGRLRRMPDLNSRNFTVRSRAEREAINAPIQGTAADLMKLAMIEVARRLPAAFPRARLVLQVHDELLLEAPADDAPGVAALVRSVMEGVATLRVPLVVEARIGTNWLEAK, encoded by the coding sequence ATGCCGACTTCACCGAACGCCCGTCACCGCCTGTTTCTGATTGATGCCATGGCGCACATTTACCGCGCCTACTATGCCGTACGGGGGCTGGCGACGAAGTCCGGCCAGCCGACCAACGCCGTTTTTGGCTTTACCTCGATTGTGCGCAAGCTGCAAAAGACCTATGCGCCGGAGTACCTCGTGGTGGCGATGGATTCGGCCGCGCCTTCGTTTCGCAAGGCGTGGTTTGAGAACTACAAGGCCAACCGGGCCGAGATGCCGGCGGATTTGCAGGAGCAGATTCCGGTCATCGAAAAAGTCTGTGACGCGCTGCGGATTCCGCGTGTCAAGGTGGATGGCTACGAGGCCGATGATCTGATCGGCACGCTGGCACGGCTGGCCGTGGAGCAGGGGCTGGAAGCGGTCATTGTCAGCAACGACAAGGACATGACGCAGCTTGTCCGCGACGGCATCAGCATTCTGCGGGTGGATAACAAGTCCGGTGAGTTTGTGTGGTGCGACCGGGCCGGCGTTGAAGCCTGGATAGGTGTGCCGCCGGAGCAGGTCGTGGATGTGCTGGCACTCTGGGGCGACAGCTCTGACAACATCCCCGGTGCGCCCGGCATTGGTGAAAAAGGAGCGGTGCAGCTCATCCGCCAGTTCGGCTCGCTGGATGAGGCCCTGGCGCGCCATGCGGAGGTGTCGCGCAAGACGTACCGGGAAGCCCTGCGCGATCACCAGGCGACCATTGCGCTGGCGAAACGGCTGGTGACGATTTGCCAGGAAGCCCCTGTGACGCTGGACCTGGAGTCCTTTCGCAGCCAGCCGCCGGACGCTGCCGCCTGCTATGAGCTTTTTTCGGCGCTGGAGTTCAAGGCACTGACGGCTGAATTTGCCAAACTGCTGGCGGCAGCGGAGCAGGTTCCGTCCGCAACGCCGACCGCCGCCGTGACGACCAGCTACCACGAGTTGGCCACTTCCGAGGGCCTGCGCCGCGCGTTTGACAGCGTCTATGCGCGTGACAGCTTTGCGTTTCACTTTGAAGACGACGCTGGCGTGATGACGCGCGGCAGCCTGTCGTTTGGCCCGGGGCATGCTCTGCGCTTTGAACGTGCCGCGCTGGATGCCGGGACGCGGGATGGTCTGCTGGAAATCCTGGCCAATGGGCTGGTCAACAAGGCCTGCCATGACGCCAAGCGTGCGCTGTATCTCATCAACTGTCCGCCGCACAGTGGCGTACCGGCGACGGAGGCGCTGGCTTCCGGGCAGGACTTCCGGTTTGAGAGTCTGCGTGACGACGTACATCTGGCGGGGTATCTGCTTGATCCTGGCGTCAAGGCCGAGCGGTTGACGCTGACCGGGTTGGCTGAAACGTATCTGGGGCTGGAGGCGGGGGCCGTGCAGGCTCTTGACCCGGCGGATGTGGTCAGCCGGTTGCAGGCGGTGTTGCGCCCGAAGTTGGAAAGCGAGGGGCTGCTGACAGTGTACGAGACGATGGAACTGCCGCTGACGCCGGTGCTCTACGATGTCGAATGTGCCGGTGTCAGGATCGATCCCGCCCCGTTGGTTGAGCTTGAAGCCGAGCTGCGCCGGGAACTGGAGCGGTTGACGACCGAAATTTATGAACTGGCCGGGGAGCCGTTCAACATCAACTCACCGCAGCAGGTGGCCGACATTTTTGAGAAGCTCAACTACGAGACTTCAAAAAAGACAGCCACGGGCCGGATTTCGACCAGCGCCGATGTGCTGGAAGAGCTGGCGGAGAGGTACGACCTGCCCCGGTTGATTCTCGAATACCGGGAGCATGAGAAGCTGCTGAACACGTATGTGACAGTCCTGCCGCGTCTGGTGCATCCGGCCACGGGACGTTTGCACACGACGTTTACCCAGACGGTGACGGCGACGGGGCGGCTGTCGTCGGTACGTCCGAACCTGCAGAACATTCCGATTCGGACGGAAATGGGACGGCGTACGCGCCGGGCGTTTGTGGCGGAGGAAGGCTGTCGGCTGATTTCGGCGGACTACTCGCAGATTGAGCTGCGTTTGCTGGCGCACATCACGGAGGATGCCCGGATGACGGCCGCCTTTCAGGCCGGGGAGGACATCCACGAGCGGACGGCGCGGGATGTGTTTGGGGCGCAGACGCCGGAGGAACTTCAGGCGACGCGGCGGCTGGCGAAGGCGACGAATTTTGGGATTGCCTACGGGGTTGGGGCGTATGGTCTGGCGCGCAATGTGGGCATCGGGCGCAAGGAGGCCAAAAAGGCAATAGATGCGTATTTTGCGGCATATCCCGGCATCCGGCGCTACATGGAGGAGACGCCGGAGAACGCGCGGCGGACGGGTGTGGTACGGACGCTGTATGGGCGTTTACGGCGGATGCCGGACCTGAACAGTCGGAATTTCACGGTGCGGTCGCGGGCGGAGCGGGAGGCCATTAATGCGCCGATTCAGGGGACGGCGGCGGATTTGATGAAGCTGGCGATGATTGAGGTCGCGCGGCGGCTGCCGGCGGCTTTTCCGCGGGCGCGGCTGGTGTTGCAGGTGCATGACGAGTTGTTGCTGGAGGCGCCGGCGGATGACGCACCGGGGGTGGCGGCGTTGGTCAGGTCGGTGATGGAAGGGGTGGCGACGTTGCGCGTGCCGTTGGTGGTCGAGGCGCGCATCGGGACAAACTGGCTGGAAGCGAAGTGA
- a CDS encoding RDD family protein: MESNLPPTNTEVPGAGGPFPREVQSAGTVPAWRAELSARVRQVKARRMMESELEAARREQRGSAGRIAAPGASATTASAQAADDQAAEMTGAVPSPGADTPAESLPLDDLEAIENPLVRGALRRVRRAAESPRPPASFPPRRASSLTPEVLTVTATAVTTTAPAAEVPPYLDISEIASELDAALGDFDLPTEPPATETKPPDTPAAAPESTPLPTAAAAPKRHLRRIRPLVRERVLAGIMDSAVVALSCLPLLFVVVLTGTPLFHPGVAVVVACAAALLAGMYLFGTVTVAGQTFGMMYMGLRVVSIYEDHDLNPVQALLRTLGCGLSLLPLGAGFLWVLIDRDQRGWHEYLSATQVVREWYVETLPEA; this comes from the coding sequence ATGGAAAGCAACCTGCCACCGACGAATACCGAAGTGCCGGGCGCTGGCGGCCCCTTCCCACGCGAAGTGCAGTCCGCCGGTACCGTTCCGGCCTGGCGCGCCGAGTTGAGTGCGCGGGTGCGGCAGGTCAAGGCGCGGCGGATGATGGAATCCGAACTCGAAGCGGCCCGCCGTGAGCAGCGCGGCAGCGCCGGACGGATTGCAGCCCCCGGCGCGTCCGCCACAACAGCTTCCGCGCAGGCCGCGGACGATCAGGCCGCAGAGATGACCGGGGCCGTCCCGTCGCCGGGCGCAGATACTCCGGCGGAATCCCTGCCGCTGGATGACCTGGAAGCCATCGAAAATCCCCTCGTGCGGGGCGCCCTGCGGCGCGTCCGCCGGGCGGCAGAATCACCGCGCCCACCCGCCAGCTTTCCGCCCCGGCGGGCAAGCAGCCTGACGCCGGAAGTTCTGACGGTCACAGCCACAGCCGTGACCACCACGGCACCAGCGGCCGAAGTCCCGCCGTATCTGGACATCAGCGAAATCGCCAGTGAACTCGATGCCGCGCTGGGCGACTTTGACCTGCCCACCGAACCGCCGGCCACGGAAACGAAACCTCCAGACACACCCGCTGCGGCCCCGGAATCAACGCCATTGCCTACGGCAGCGGCAGCTCCGAAACGACACCTGCGGCGCATCCGTCCGCTTGTGCGCGAACGGGTTTTGGCCGGCATCATGGATAGCGCCGTCGTGGCACTCTCGTGCCTGCCGCTGCTGTTCGTGGTTGTCCTGACGGGAACACCCCTGTTTCATCCGGGCGTGGCTGTGGTTGTCGCCTGCGCGGCGGCGCTTCTGGCGGGCATGTACCTGTTCGGCACCGTGACGGTCGCCGGGCAGACTTTCGGCATGATGTATATGGGCCTGCGCGTGGTGAGTATCTACGAAGACCACGACCTCAATCCCGTCCAGGCGCTGCTCCGTACCCTTGGCTGCGGGCTGTCCCTGCTGCCGCTCGGCGCGGGTTTTCTGTGGGTTCTCATTGACCGTGACCAGCGCGGTTGGCATGAATACCTCTCGGCGACGCAAGTCGTGCGCGAGTGGTACGTCGAGACACTTCCC
- a CDS encoding restriction endonuclease: MPIPDYQTLMLPLLRCFADGKEHSVQDVVNTLAREFSLTEEELRELLPSGKQPVFYSRVGWAKTYLVKARLIDKVRRSHYVITRRGREVLNENPSEIKNEFLAQFPEFTEFRRREVQKETQSKKGICKEEKTPEEVLEEAYAELRDSLAQELLNTVKKSTPAFFERLVVELLVRMGYGGSRREAARAVGQVGDEGIDGIIDQDRLGLDTIYIQAKKWDQCVGRPEIQRFVGALAGKRAKKGVFITTSSFSQEAVRYVSTIEARIVLIDGKRLAELMIDYDVGVTPVTTYQLKRVDSDYFNNG, from the coding sequence ATGCCTATACCTGACTACCAGACGTTAATGCTGCCGCTTCTGCGGTGCTTCGCTGATGGAAAAGAACATTCGGTTCAGGATGTGGTGAACACTTTGGCCAGAGAATTTTCCCTGACCGAAGAGGAGCTAAGAGAGCTTCTGCCAAGTGGCAAGCAGCCTGTCTTTTATTCCCGTGTAGGATGGGCAAAGACCTACCTGGTAAAGGCAAGGCTCATTGATAAAGTACGCCGCTCACATTATGTGATTACCAGAAGGGGAAGAGAAGTTTTGAATGAAAATCCTTCGGAAATCAAAAACGAATTTCTCGCCCAATTCCCTGAGTTCACTGAGTTCAGAAGACGCGAAGTACAAAAAGAGACGCAAAGTAAAAAGGGAATCTGCAAGGAGGAAAAAACTCCAGAGGAGGTACTGGAAGAAGCTTACGCAGAGCTGAGGGACAGTCTGGCGCAGGAGTTGCTCAACACTGTCAAGAAAAGCACCCCCGCCTTTTTTGAAAGACTGGTTGTTGAGCTTTTGGTCAGAATGGGATATGGAGGATCGCGCCGCGAGGCGGCGAGGGCGGTCGGCCAGGTCGGGGATGAAGGGATAGATGGCATTATTGATCAGGACAGATTGGGACTCGACACCATTTATATCCAGGCAAAGAAGTGGGATCAGTGTGTAGGAAGGCCGGAGATACAGAGATTTGTTGGCGCACTTGCCGGAAAACGGGCCAAAAAAGGTGTTTTTATCACGACTTCTTCGTTCTCCCAGGAAGCTGTAAGATACGTATCAACCATTGAAGCCAGGATTGTGCTTATTGACGGGAAACGCCTGGCAGAACTCATGATTGACTACGATGTAGGCGTTACTCCTGTGACAACCTACCAGCTCAAGCGGGTTGATTCCGACTATTTCAACAACGGATAA
- a CDS encoding mechanosensitive ion channel family protein has translation METLNRTLTWMSDPLVSLYQRFASLVPNILGALLLLAFGYLFGKVAGSVARRLLERLGVDRLSEKSGLTAFAQQWGMTRPLSSVLGTFVFAFVMLAFTISAADALGLAAAGVAITSVMLFLPKFLAAVIVLVVGLMVAGWLAELVRRVADGAGIEYAQTLSRITMGVLTALVVLLSIEQLDIRTALLQEVIGITLIAVGAALALSLGLGTRTLAGEIVAGVYMRDLLQEGDRIEWQGIKATVHEVGTIKTSVRLDDGRLLTVANSRLIADEVAIARR, from the coding sequence ATGGAAACTCTGAACCGAACCCTGACCTGGATGAGTGATCCACTCGTCTCGCTTTACCAACGCTTTGCCAGCCTCGTTCCCAATATCCTTGGCGCCCTGCTTCTGCTGGCCTTCGGCTACCTGTTCGGCAAGGTGGCCGGCTCCGTGGCCCGGCGGCTGCTCGAACGCCTCGGCGTGGATCGCCTGTCCGAAAAATCCGGCCTGACGGCCTTTGCCCAGCAGTGGGGCATGACCCGCCCGCTGTCTTCTGTTCTCGGTACCTTCGTCTTTGCCTTTGTGATGCTGGCCTTCACCATCTCGGCTGCCGATGCCCTGGGCCTGGCCGCTGCCGGGGTCGCGATTACCTCCGTCATGCTGTTTCTGCCCAAGTTTCTGGCGGCCGTAATCGTACTCGTCGTGGGGCTGATGGTGGCCGGCTGGCTGGCTGAACTTGTCCGCCGGGTGGCTGACGGTGCCGGCATCGAGTACGCCCAAACCCTGTCCCGCATCACCATGGGCGTCCTGACGGCGCTGGTAGTGCTGCTCTCCATCGAGCAACTCGACATCCGTACGGCACTGCTCCAGGAAGTCATCGGCATTACCCTCATTGCCGTCGGTGCGGCGCTGGCGCTGTCCCTTGGGCTGGGCACCCGCACGCTGGCCGGTGAAATCGTGGCTGGTGTGTACATGCGCGACCTTCTGCAGGAAGGCGACCGCATCGAGTGGCAAGGGATCAAGGCGACCGTTCATGAAGTCGGCACCATCAAGACCAGCGTCCGGCTCGACGACGGACGGCTGTTGACCGTCGCCAACTCCCGCCTGATAGCCGATGAAGTCGCTATCGCCCGGCGTTGA
- a CDS encoding pyridoxal phosphate-dependent aminotransferase, with translation MSAPTPLPTGSNLRLSVRFADVGFSEIVRIRNRVLELKAAGETIHQFEGGEPFFETPEPIKEAMRRALAENKTRYAPSSGIPPLIEAIVDKVRAKNGIPAEPAHVVVGVGGMQGLYGAFNALLDPGDEVLLPSPYWTPTRDLIHMTGGRAVCVEAARMRAEGIETVLRARLTPRTRAILVNSPNNPTGQVLTRADLEAIAGFAQRHDLVVVSDEAYEDLVYEGEHISIASLPGMYARTISVYTLSKSYGMTGWRLGYAVAPEPFITGIKTSVLYSTNGVSTPTQWAALAALRDVPASFFEECRAAYRQRRDRLIAGLAELGLPVKPVPAGAFYVFPDVSALGGTSAEIAMRLLDEARVATVPGTAFGCAGEGHLRLSYSLSLEAIERGLTALSDYLRQRTV, from the coding sequence ATGTCTGCACCCACTCCTTTGCCAACCGGCTCCAACCTGCGTTTGTCCGTCCGGTTCGCTGATGTCGGCTTTTCCGAAATCGTGCGCATTCGGAATCGCGTCCTGGAACTTAAGGCGGCCGGTGAAACCATCCATCAGTTCGAGGGCGGCGAGCCGTTCTTTGAGACCCCGGAGCCTATCAAGGAAGCCATGCGCCGTGCCCTGGCTGAAAACAAGACGCGCTACGCGCCGTCAAGTGGCATTCCGCCGCTTATCGAAGCCATTGTGGACAAGGTACGGGCAAAAAACGGCATTCCGGCCGAGCCGGCGCACGTGGTTGTCGGCGTGGGCGGGATGCAGGGGTTGTATGGCGCGTTCAATGCCCTGCTTGATCCGGGCGATGAAGTTCTGCTGCCGTCGCCCTACTGGACGCCCACGCGCGATCTCATCCACATGACCGGCGGCCGCGCCGTGTGTGTGGAAGCGGCCCGGATGCGCGCCGAAGGCATTGAGACGGTGCTGAGAGCGCGATTGACGCCACGTACCCGTGCGATTCTCGTCAACTCACCCAACAATCCGACCGGGCAGGTGTTGACCCGCGCCGACCTGGAGGCCATCGCCGGTTTTGCCCAGCGGCACGATCTCGTAGTGGTATCGGACGAAGCCTACGAAGACCTGGTGTATGAGGGCGAACATATCTCCATCGCCAGTCTGCCGGGGATGTACGCGCGGACGATTTCGGTCTATACCCTGTCGAAGTCCTACGGGATGACGGGCTGGCGGCTGGGCTACGCCGTCGCGCCGGAGCCGTTCATCACCGGCATCAAGACTTCGGTGCTCTACTCGACCAACGGGGTCAGCACGCCGACGCAGTGGGCAGCCCTGGCGGCCCTGCGCGATGTACCGGCGAGCTTTTTTGAGGAATGCCGGGCGGCATACCGGCAGCGGCGCGACCGTCTGATAGCCGGGCTTGCCGAACTTGGGTTGCCGGTAAAGCCGGTGCCCGCCGGAGCGTTTTACGTGTTTCCCGACGTATCGGCGCTGGGGGGAACAAGCGCCGAAATTGCCATGCGGCTGCTGGATGAAGCGCGGGTGGCGACCGTACCGGGGACGGCCTTCGGCTGCGCCGGTGAAGGTCACTTGCGTTTGAGCTATTCACTTTCGCTGGAAGCCATCGAGCGCGGGTTGACGGCGCTGAGCGATTATCTGCGCCAGCGCACTGTCTAG
- a CDS encoding sigma-70 family RNA polymerase sigma factor, with translation MTGEDDATLVSRAQQELPYRTGAFETLMRRHGPNIQALCRRFTRQTEEAEDLTQEVMLKVFFELPRFRGEAAFQTWLWRVTANHCLDYQRRQKTHRLETLESEETAHLPDDKQRQLQQTEARLDAERLLACLTPEDRLIVLLRLSVGLEFSEIAASLDLGLSAAKMRYTRALDKLRAIAQPGTQPSRPD, from the coding sequence ATGACCGGTGAGGACGATGCCACCCTCGTTTCCCGCGCACAGCAGGAACTGCCCTATCGCACCGGCGCCTTCGAGACACTGATGCGCCGGCACGGCCCGAATATCCAGGCCCTGTGCCGGCGCTTCACCCGCCAGACCGAAGAAGCCGAAGACCTCACCCAGGAAGTCATGCTCAAGGTGTTTTTTGAACTGCCACGCTTTCGTGGCGAAGCGGCTTTCCAGACCTGGCTGTGGCGCGTCACGGCCAACCATTGCCTGGATTATCAGCGCCGCCAGAAAACCCACCGGTTGGAAACCCTGGAGAGTGAAGAAACCGCCCACCTGCCCGACGACAAACAACGCCAGCTCCAGCAGACCGAAGCCCGCCTTGACGCTGAACGCCTGCTGGCCTGTCTCACGCCAGAAGACCGGCTCATCGTCCTGCTGCGCCTGAGCGTGGGGCTGGAGTTTTCCGAAATTGCCGCGAGCCTTGACTTGGGACTGTCCGCAGCCAAAATGCGCTACACCCGGGCGCTGGACAAACTGCGCGCCATCGCCCAGCCTGGCACCCAGCCCAGTCGCCCGGATTGA